A part of Pseudomonas sp. HR96 genomic DNA contains:
- a CDS encoding sll0787 family AIR synthase-like protein, giving the protein MQADLDALLQRLRATEAMAAKLAIQQPARFASLPGGSTADQRYALPGDDTAAIRCGEQYQLLAIEGMLPAFVEQAPWFAGWSAVMANVSDITAMGGRATAVVNAYWHHQDEPAEQLLAGIRAACDAYGLLLAGGHTSLAAGNPAALAVAIIGWARSLLSTWHVQPGQMLATAVDLDGQWHGNAAYWKAFEHCPPERLRAKLEVIPRLAEAGLLRAAKDISNAGLLGTLLMLLETTGCGASIRLDELPRPADGDLERWLQAFPSYGFVFTLAPEDFPVVQAAFAYEGLQCSALGEVSASARLDVQLGSAHATFWDLAAAPFTGMTPTAHPHSSREH; this is encoded by the coding sequence CTACCGAGGCCATGGCGGCCAAGCTGGCGATCCAGCAGCCGGCCCGCTTCGCTTCGCTGCCCGGCGGCTCGACCGCCGACCAGCGCTACGCCCTGCCCGGCGATGACACGGCGGCGATCCGTTGTGGCGAGCAGTATCAACTGCTGGCGATCGAGGGCATGTTGCCGGCGTTCGTCGAGCAGGCGCCATGGTTCGCCGGCTGGTCGGCGGTGATGGCCAACGTCAGTGACATCACTGCCATGGGCGGCCGCGCCACGGCCGTGGTCAACGCCTACTGGCACCATCAGGACGAGCCGGCCGAACAGCTGTTGGCCGGCATCCGTGCCGCCTGCGACGCCTACGGCCTGCTGCTTGCCGGCGGCCATACCAGCCTGGCTGCGGGCAACCCCGCCGCGCTGGCCGTGGCCATCATCGGCTGGGCACGCAGCCTGCTCTCGACCTGGCATGTGCAACCGGGGCAGATGCTCGCCACCGCCGTCGACCTCGACGGCCAGTGGCACGGCAACGCAGCCTACTGGAAAGCCTTCGAGCACTGCCCGCCGGAGCGCCTGCGGGCCAAGCTGGAGGTCATCCCGCGGCTGGCCGAAGCCGGCCTGCTGCGCGCCGCCAAGGACATCAGCAACGCCGGCCTGCTCGGTACCCTGCTGATGCTGCTGGAAACCACCGGCTGCGGCGCGAGCATCCGCCTGGACGAGCTGCCGCGCCCCGCCGACGGCGACCTGGAGCGCTGGCTACAGGCGTTCCCCAGCTACGGCTTCGTGTTCACCCTGGCCCCTGAAGATTTCCCGGTGGTGCAGGCCGCGTTCGCCTACGAGGGCCTGCAGTGCAGCGCCCTTGGCGAAGTCAGCGCCAGTGCCCGCCTGGACGTGCAGCTGGGCAGCGCCCATGCCACCTTCTGGGACCTGGCCGCCGCCCCCTTCACCGGCATGACGCCTACCGCCCATCCCCATTCATCAAGGGAGCACTGA
- a CDS encoding MSMEG_0570 family nitrogen starvation response protein: protein MPAVTVHLRWPDGQHSSAYSPSTAILDHLQAGHSYPLGDFMSRAERGLNAASERVKVVKGFYCSSAMDSLAGLRMQARSLPEDARVEVLELLIQGAGKVHASGYGDI, encoded by the coding sequence ATGCCCGCCGTCACCGTTCACCTGCGCTGGCCCGATGGTCAGCACAGCAGCGCCTACTCGCCCTCCACGGCGATTCTCGACCACCTGCAGGCGGGCCACAGCTACCCGTTGGGCGATTTCATGAGCCGTGCCGAACGCGGCCTCAACGCCGCCAGCGAGCGGGTCAAGGTGGTCAAGGGCTTCTATTGCAGTTCGGCCATGGACAGCCTGGCCGGCTTGCGCATGCAGGCCCGCAGCTTGCCTGAGGACGCCCGGGTCGAGGTGCTGGAGTTGCTCATCCAGGGTGCCGGAAAAGTCCACGCCAGCGGTTACGGCGATATCTAG